In Luteitalea sp. TBR-22, one genomic interval encodes:
- a CDS encoding TonB-dependent receptor: MACRADILNVPEYSLSRFLSLRRGVALALLASLLAVFPPTVRAQTMAATLFVEVRDQGGASVPDVTITLTDQQTQLMREGTTSSSGLLVIPLLTAGTYTLQAGRDGFKTEVVRDIAVQAGVRGTVAVVLQPGAVTEQVVVSADLTTLRAGSGAVGEVFEGETLVTVPVSERDVIQFTFQAPGVAPPAPGSRLSTQGNTGLNNSGSREAANNFLLDGVDNNDLFLNRLVVNPSLDAVKEVSMLQSTYDAEHGRSAGAQVNVVIKSGTRTVRGSAYEYFRDEALDARPAFLPEGTDKPSLGKHQFGGTIGGPFGRLPSFYFFNVEAIQANEADTRLARVPTDAERAGDFSALSRPIIDPFTQRPFPGNVIPASRISAAGRAVADLYPRANTSNYGSANHVDSPEGARDAIQFTIKTDHHGWQDKPFHVRYTFGREDRDLPYPARARNLPGFGTSVLDQGHNLAAGFNQAISSRVVNEFRVGVNALKRDSLPTNAGYDAYGALGITGPSLPAVDMGYPAFVVSGYETLGDDPNLPVLRSTRTIHLADTFTAQVGRHHLKAGGEFRHYQSDGLNHLFARGQVTFAGAISGNPMADLLLGYPTLSLLGTNDNPQKLRTWSINGFVQDDWRLSSRLTVNAGLRYEFNAPPVDADDRMRIFDQDTQQIVQVGTNGIPRSGIASDLNNFAPRIGVNYDLTGMGTTMLQGGYGIFYNVGTLIETSALYFNPPYFGIGLYFPSQQRLLTLDNPFPGQAIGTTPTYNSLDQHMRTAYAHQASLGVEHAWAKTTVDARYVGSFGNQLVRKRNINQAAPGPGPFPPRRPLPQYGDILMVESGATSDYHALQVGAVRRAGSRFTFRGSYTWSKSMDDQSAFLATDGNDNTPQDSRNLAAEWSLSDFDVRHRAVFTGSWLLPDLGAGALGRGWLLSGVVSVQSGRPFTPRVSYDNSNSGNTGGGTFAYDRPNEVTGTTPPAGATVVSYQGRSFVVAPQYTYGNAGRNTLIGPGYASVDAVLARRLSLGLTRVLELRLEAFNLLNRTNLQLPDSFVDRPTFGQSLSAYARRQFQLAARFTF, translated from the coding sequence GTGGCGTGTCGCGCCGACATCCTGAACGTGCCCGAGTACTCCCTTTCCAGATTCCTGTCGTTGCGCCGGGGCGTGGCCCTGGCGCTGCTGGCGTCGCTGCTGGCGGTGTTTCCGCCGACCGTGCGTGCCCAGACGATGGCGGCCACCTTGTTCGTGGAGGTCCGCGACCAGGGCGGCGCCTCGGTGCCCGACGTCACGATCACGCTCACCGATCAGCAGACGCAGCTCATGCGCGAGGGCACCACGTCTTCGTCCGGACTGCTGGTGATCCCGCTACTGACGGCAGGCACCTACACGCTGCAGGCCGGTCGCGACGGCTTCAAGACGGAAGTGGTCCGCGACATCGCCGTGCAGGCGGGCGTGCGCGGCACGGTCGCCGTGGTGCTGCAGCCGGGGGCGGTGACCGAGCAGGTCGTCGTCAGTGCCGATCTCACCACGCTGCGCGCCGGCAGCGGTGCCGTGGGCGAGGTGTTCGAGGGCGAGACGCTGGTCACCGTGCCGGTCTCCGAGCGCGACGTGATCCAGTTCACGTTCCAGGCTCCCGGCGTGGCGCCGCCGGCGCCGGGTTCGCGGCTCTCCACGCAGGGCAACACCGGCCTCAACAACAGCGGCTCGCGCGAGGCCGCCAACAACTTCCTGCTCGACGGCGTCGACAACAACGACCTCTTCCTCAATCGCCTCGTCGTGAACCCCAGCCTCGACGCCGTGAAGGAGGTGTCGATGCTGCAGAGCACGTACGACGCCGAGCACGGCCGCAGCGCCGGCGCGCAGGTCAACGTCGTGATCAAGTCCGGCACGCGCACCGTGCGCGGGTCGGCCTACGAGTACTTCCGCGACGAGGCCCTCGATGCGCGGCCGGCCTTCCTGCCCGAGGGCACCGACAAGCCGTCGCTGGGCAAGCACCAGTTCGGCGGCACGATCGGCGGTCCCTTCGGGCGGCTGCCGTCCTTCTACTTCTTCAACGTCGAGGCGATCCAGGCCAACGAAGCCGACACGCGGCTCGCGCGCGTGCCCACCGACGCCGAGCGCGCCGGCGACTTCTCGGCGCTGTCGCGGCCGATCATCGACCCGTTCACGCAGCGCCCGTTCCCCGGCAACGTGATTCCCGCGTCGCGGATCAGCGCGGCGGGTCGGGCCGTCGCCGATCTGTACCCCCGGGCCAACACGAGCAACTACGGGTCGGCCAACCACGTCGACTCGCCCGAAGGCGCGCGCGACGCCATCCAGTTCACGATCAAGACCGATCACCACGGCTGGCAGGACAAGCCCTTCCACGTGCGCTACACGTTCGGGCGCGAGGACCGCGACCTGCCGTACCCGGCGCGGGCGCGGAACCTGCCCGGTTTCGGCACGTCGGTCCTCGATCAGGGGCACAACCTCGCCGCCGGCTTCAACCAGGCGATCTCGAGCCGGGTGGTCAACGAGTTCCGCGTCGGCGTCAACGCGCTGAAGCGCGACAGCCTGCCCACCAACGCGGGATACGACGCGTACGGCGCGCTCGGCATCACCGGACCGTCGCTGCCGGCCGTCGACATGGGCTACCCGGCCTTCGTCGTCAGCGGCTACGAGACGCTCGGCGACGACCCGAACCTGCCGGTGCTGCGCAGCACGCGCACCATCCACCTCGCCGACACGTTCACCGCGCAGGTCGGGCGGCACCACCTGAAGGCGGGCGGCGAGTTCCGCCACTACCAGTCGGACGGCCTCAACCACCTGTTCGCGCGCGGACAGGTGACCTTCGCCGGCGCCATCAGCGGCAACCCGATGGCCGACCTGCTGCTCGGGTACCCGACGCTGTCGCTGCTGGGCACCAACGACAACCCGCAGAAACTGCGCACCTGGTCGATCAACGGCTTCGTGCAGGACGACTGGCGGCTCTCGTCGCGGCTCACGGTCAACGCCGGCCTGCGATACGAGTTCAACGCGCCACCGGTCGATGCCGACGACCGCATGCGCATCTTCGACCAGGACACCCAGCAGATCGTCCAGGTGGGGACCAACGGGATTCCGCGCTCGGGCATCGCCTCCGACCTGAACAACTTCGCGCCGCGCATCGGCGTCAACTACGACCTGACAGGCATGGGTACCACCATGCTGCAGGGCGGCTACGGCATCTTCTACAACGTCGGCACGCTGATCGAGACCTCGGCGCTGTACTTCAACCCGCCGTACTTCGGCATCGGGCTCTACTTCCCGTCGCAGCAGCGGCTGCTCACGCTCGACAACCCGTTTCCCGGTCAGGCGATCGGCACGACGCCGACCTACAACTCGCTCGATCAGCACATGCGCACTGCGTACGCGCACCAGGCCAGCCTCGGCGTGGAGCACGCGTGGGCGAAGACCACCGTCGACGCGCGGTACGTGGGCTCGTTCGGGAACCAGTTGGTCCGCAAGCGGAACATCAATCAGGCCGCACCCGGCCCCGGCCCCTTCCCGCCGCGCCGCCCGCTGCCGCAGTACGGCGACATCCTCATGGTGGAGTCCGGCGCCACCTCCGATTACCACGCATTGCAGGTCGGGGCGGTGCGTCGCGCCGGCAGCCGCTTCACCTTCCGCGGCTCGTACACCTGGTCCAAGTCGATGGACGACCAGTCGGCGTTCCTGGCCACCGACGGCAACGACAACACACCGCAGGACAGCCGCAACCTCGCCGCCGAGTGGAGCCTGTCGGACTTCGACGTGCGGCATCGCGCCGTGTTCACCGGCTCGTGGCTGCTGCCCGACCTCGGCGCCGGCGCCCTCGGCCGCGGCTGGCTGCTGAGCGGCGTCGTCTCGGTGCAGTCCGGGCGGCCGTTCACGCCGCGCGTCAGCTACGACAACAGCAACAGCGGCAACACGGGCGGGGGCACGTTCGCCTACGACCGGCCCAACGAGGTGACCGGCACGACCCCGCCGGCCGGCGCGACCGTCGTGTCGTATCAGGGCCGATCGTTCGTCGTGGCGCCGCAGTACACCTACGGCAACGCCGGGCGCAACACCCTGATCGGGCCGGGCTACGCCAGCGTCGACGCGGTGCTCGCGCGGCGACTGTCGCTCGGCCTCACCCGCGTCCTCGAACTCCGGCTCGAGGCCTTCAACCTGCTCAACCGCACGAACCTCCAACTGCCCGACAGCTTCGTGGACCGGCCGACGTTCGGGCAGTCGCTGTCGGCATATGCGCGGCGCCAGTTCCAGCTCGCCGCACGATTCACGTTCTAG
- a CDS encoding serine protease, with product MTHRGVRRLQVTATASACVLLGLVLHGSRGVPTYGAVAGGDAVLLSNADGQNAYASVVRYNGRASCSGVLLDVIPDGEDPGDAPAYVATNGHCSDFPGPNEVLPDRPVSRHTVTFDYFVDTRASQVIVPVSRVVYASMKGQDIAVLELEARYADLARQGLAGWRPAERLPADTEPVVTVGAPLQQDSSKAYLRLAACDLEGHAPVVQEYVWHWYDFMRLACRGVAPGSSGSPVISRVSGHVIGLLNTTTQGGRAPYTACALDHPCEPQGSADPVGLQEMSYATPLVRLGRCFDDAGRFDLAGHGCPLDPGRQIGATPSQLGALNPTLASSPIGRVRTRWDVVLADRLDLPYHRYKVVATPGQECRDLRGYGPPRRTLVAPVIDDPLPTRDGTWYLCILAGPDERWSSGWQSVAFPTVVKVRIDTVPPRITPPLSIRESTDGWFVEFLTQEPEVAGYRYKYGPAGRTSCADGADYRPSFIPFITLQRKDGPFTFCAIPYDAAMNEGALVERLLM from the coding sequence GTGACGCACCGCGGCGTGCGCCGGCTGCAGGTGACGGCCACCGCGTCGGCCTGCGTCCTCCTCGGTCTCGTCCTCCACGGCAGTCGCGGCGTGCCGACCTACGGCGCGGTGGCCGGCGGGGATGCGGTGCTCCTGTCCAACGCCGACGGGCAGAACGCCTACGCGAGCGTCGTCCGCTACAACGGCCGCGCGTCGTGTTCGGGGGTGCTGCTCGATGTCATCCCCGACGGCGAGGATCCGGGCGACGCGCCGGCGTACGTCGCCACCAACGGCCACTGCTCCGACTTCCCCGGGCCCAACGAGGTGCTGCCAGACAGGCCAGTGTCGCGGCACACCGTGACCTTCGACTACTTCGTCGACACGCGAGCGTCGCAGGTGATCGTGCCCGTGTCCCGCGTGGTCTACGCCTCGATGAAGGGGCAGGACATCGCGGTGCTCGAGCTCGAGGCGCGCTACGCCGACCTGGCCAGGCAGGGGCTCGCGGGTTGGCGCCCGGCCGAGCGACTGCCCGCCGATACCGAGCCGGTGGTGACCGTCGGCGCGCCGCTGCAGCAGGATTCCTCGAAGGCGTACCTCCGCCTCGCGGCCTGCGATCTCGAGGGGCATGCCCCGGTGGTCCAGGAGTACGTCTGGCACTGGTACGACTTCATGCGCCTCGCCTGTCGCGGGGTCGCCCCGGGCTCGTCGGGGTCGCCGGTGATCTCGCGCGTCAGCGGCCACGTCATCGGCCTGCTCAACACGACCACGCAAGGCGGCCGCGCGCCCTACACGGCCTGCGCGCTCGATCATCCCTGCGAGCCGCAGGGCAGCGCCGATCCCGTCGGCCTCCAGGAGATGTCGTACGCCACGCCGTTGGTCCGCCTCGGCCGCTGCTTCGACGATGCCGGGCGGTTCGACCTGGCGGGGCACGGGTGTCCCCTCGATCCCGGCCGGCAGATCGGCGCCACGCCCTCGCAACTCGGCGCCCTCAACCCCACTCTGGCGTCCTCGCCCATTGGTCGCGTGCGCACGCGCTGGGACGTCGTGCTCGCCGATCGGCTGGACCTGCCGTACCACCGCTACAAGGTCGTCGCCACGCCCGGCCAGGAATGTCGTGACCTGCGCGGCTACGGGCCGCCGCGCCGTACCCTGGTCGCGCCCGTCATCGACGATCCCCTACCGACCCGCGACGGCACCTGGTACCTGTGCATCCTTGCCGGTCCGGACGAGCGCTGGAGCAGCGGCTGGCAATCGGTGGCGTTCCCGACGGTCGTCAAGGTGCGCATCGACACCGTGCCCCCGCGGATCACGCCGCCGCTGTCGATCCGCGAATCGACCGACGGCTGGTTCGTCGAGTTCCTGACGCAGGAGCCGGAGGTGGCCGGCTATCGCTACAAGTACGGTCCGGCCGGCAGGACGTCCTGCGCCGACGGGGCCGACTACCGGCCGAGCTTCATTCCCTTCATCACGCTGCAGCGGAAGGACGGGCCGTTCACCTTCTGCGCGATTCCCTACGACGCGGCGATGAACGAGGGGGCGCTGGTCGAAAGATTGCTGATGTAG
- a CDS encoding vitamin B12-dependent ribonucleotide reductase, producing MQAGSAQSVESVLSPSTAPVEGRPVTGLEFPRTFTKDGIDPFDAIEWETRSAVIGNEKGNVVFEQRDVEIPKSWSQQATNIVVSKYFRGTIGTPERERSVRQLIGRVVDTITGWARKQKYFASEDDLQAFSDDLKHLLVFQKAAFNSPVWFNCGIEPHPQCSACFINAVQDTMESILTLAKTEGMLFKYGSGTGSNLSAIRSSQELLAGGGTASGPVSFMKGFDAFAGVIKSGGKTRRAAKMVILNAEHPDIVEFINCKVEEEKKAWALIDAGYDGSFTGPAYASVFFQNSNNSVRVTDDFMRAVLDDKDWTTRAVRDGAPMATYKARDLMHQIAEATHICGDPGMQFDTTVNDWHTCPNTARINASNPCSEYMFLDDSACNLASINLMKFVDEHGEFDVEGFRAACRTLITAQEIIVDNASYPTKAIERNSIAYRPLGLGYANLGALLMSRGLPYDSDAGRDMAAAITAVMTGEAYAQSARIARDHGGPFEGYEKNREPFLRVMRKHRAAIKGIDRTNVPKDLFEAARAAWDDAIEVGEQYGFRNAQATVLAPTGTIGFMMDCDTTGVEPDIALVKYKKLVGGGLMKIVNGTVPMALEKLGYAPQQIKEIVAYIDEHETIEGAPHLKADDLAVFDCAFKALKGDRSIHYMGHIKMMGAVQPFISGAISKTVNVPKDATVEEIQEAYVQSWRLGAKAVSIYRDGSKRTQPLNTSKDKQVDAAVATSGVPQPVRRRLPDERPSITHRFDIAGHEGYITVGLFEDGQPGEIFLVMAKEGSTISGFADAFAQAISYALQYGVPLQVLVDKFSHARFEPSGMTRNPEVRFAKSIVDYVFRWMATKFLSPEARFRAGVNMPDPTLAAVDAPAQAAVDATIAAAAPRTEFASMQNQEDAPPCTTCGSIMVRAGACYKCANCGTTSGCG from the coding sequence ATGCAGGCAGGGTCTGCACAGTCGGTCGAGAGCGTCCTGAGCCCGTCGACTGCCCCCGTTGAGGGACGGCCGGTCACCGGTCTGGAGTTCCCGAGGACCTTCACGAAGGACGGGATCGATCCGTTCGATGCCATCGAGTGGGAGACCCGCTCGGCGGTCATCGGCAACGAGAAGGGCAACGTCGTGTTCGAGCAGCGCGACGTGGAGATTCCGAAGTCGTGGTCGCAGCAGGCGACCAACATCGTGGTCTCCAAGTACTTCCGCGGCACCATCGGCACGCCGGAGCGTGAGCGCTCGGTGCGTCAGCTGATCGGCCGCGTCGTCGACACGATCACCGGCTGGGCCCGCAAGCAGAAGTACTTCGCCAGCGAGGACGACCTGCAGGCCTTCAGCGACGACCTGAAGCACCTGCTCGTGTTCCAGAAGGCGGCCTTCAACAGCCCGGTCTGGTTCAACTGCGGCATCGAGCCCCATCCGCAGTGCTCGGCCTGCTTCATCAACGCCGTGCAGGACACGATGGAGTCGATCCTGACCCTGGCCAAGACCGAGGGGATGCTCTTCAAGTACGGGTCCGGCACGGGCTCGAACCTGTCGGCGATCCGCTCGTCGCAGGAGCTGCTCGCGGGTGGCGGCACGGCCTCCGGGCCGGTGTCGTTCATGAAGGGCTTCGACGCGTTCGCGGGCGTCATCAAGTCGGGCGGCAAGACGCGCCGCGCCGCCAAGATGGTGATCCTCAACGCCGAGCACCCCGACATCGTCGAGTTCATCAACTGCAAGGTCGAGGAGGAGAAGAAGGCCTGGGCCCTCATCGACGCGGGGTACGACGGCTCGTTCACGGGCCCGGCGTACGCGTCGGTCTTCTTCCAGAACAGCAACAACAGCGTGCGCGTGACCGACGACTTCATGCGCGCGGTGCTCGACGACAAGGACTGGACGACGCGTGCGGTCCGCGACGGGGCGCCGATGGCGACCTACAAGGCGCGCGACCTGATGCACCAGATCGCCGAGGCGACGCACATCTGCGGCGACCCGGGCATGCAGTTCGACACGACGGTCAACGACTGGCACACCTGCCCGAACACGGCCCGCATCAATGCGAGCAACCCGTGCTCGGAGTACATGTTCCTCGACGACTCGGCGTGCAACCTGGCGTCGATCAACCTGATGAAGTTCGTCGACGAGCACGGCGAGTTCGACGTCGAGGGTTTCCGCGCCGCGTGCCGCACGCTGATCACCGCGCAGGAGATCATCGTCGACAACGCCAGCTACCCGACCAAGGCGATCGAGCGCAACAGCATCGCCTACCGCCCGCTCGGCCTCGGCTACGCCAACCTCGGTGCGCTGCTGATGTCGCGCGGCCTGCCGTACGACAGCGACGCCGGCCGCGACATGGCCGCCGCCATCACCGCGGTGATGACCGGCGAGGCCTACGCCCAGTCGGCGCGCATCGCGCGCGACCACGGCGGCCCCTTCGAGGGCTACGAGAAGAACCGCGAGCCGTTCCTGCGCGTCATGCGCAAGCACCGCGCCGCGATCAAGGGCATCGACCGCACCAACGTGCCCAAGGATCTGTTCGAGGCGGCGCGCGCCGCCTGGGACGATGCCATCGAGGTCGGCGAGCAGTACGGCTTCCGCAACGCGCAGGCCACCGTGCTCGCGCCGACCGGCACCATCGGCTTCATGATGGATTGCGACACGACGGGCGTCGAGCCCGACATCGCGCTCGTCAAGTACAAGAAACTGGTTGGCGGCGGCCTGATGAAGATCGTCAACGGCACCGTGCCGATGGCGCTCGAGAAGCTCGGCTACGCCCCGCAGCAGATCAAGGAGATCGTCGCCTACATCGACGAGCACGAGACGATCGAGGGCGCGCCGCACCTGAAGGCCGACGACCTCGCCGTGTTCGACTGCGCCTTCAAGGCCCTCAAGGGGGATCGCTCGATCCACTACATGGGCCACATCAAGATGATGGGCGCCGTGCAGCCCTTCATCTCGGGCGCGATCAGCAAGACGGTCAACGTCCCGAAGGACGCCACGGTCGAGGAGATTCAGGAGGCCTACGTCCAGTCGTGGCGCCTGGGCGCCAAGGCCGTGTCCATCTACCGCGACGGCAGCAAGCGCACCCAGCCGCTCAACACGTCAAAGGACAAGCAGGTCGATGCAGCCGTCGCGACCTCGGGCGTGCCGCAGCCGGTGCGACGCCGCCTGCCCGACGAGCGCCCGTCGATCACCCACCGCTTCGACATCGCGGGCCACGAGGGTTACATCACCGTCGGCCTGTTCGAGGACGGCCAGCCCGGCGAGATCTTCCTCGTGATGGCCAAGGAAGGCTCGACGATCTCGGGCTTTGCCGACGCCTTCGCGCAGGCGATCTCCTATGCGCTGCAGTACGGCGTGCCGCTGCAGGTGCTGGTGGACAAGTTCAGCCACGCGCGCTTCGAGCCGTCGGGCATGACGCGCAACCCCGAGGTCCGGTTCGCCAAGTCGATCGTCGACTACGTGTTCCGGTGGATGGCGACCAAGTTCCTGTCGCCGGAAGCGCGTTTCCGCGCCGGCGTCAACATGCCGGACCCGACGCTCGCGGCCGTCGACGCGCCGGCCCAGGCGGCCGTCGACGCGACGATCGCGGCCGCGGCGCCACGCACCGAGTTCGCGTCGATGCAGAACCAGGAAGACGCGCCGCCCTGCACGACGTGCGGCTCGATCATGGTGCGCGCCGGCGCCTGCTACAAGTGCGCCAACTGCGGCACGACGAGCGGGTGCGGCTGA
- a CDS encoding ATP-binding protein, producing MRLSYQTRQALGVTCIVALTVIALSLVYLAAQAHTLLAESELRGRMLANATYQRAFTLVRSRETAAADLQADAGLRAILLSAIGFAENVTYATITDVDDKALVHSSPTLEGTLVPPQASLEQLLAGGPYTQLRGVWEQRNYEVTQPLLLGDERFGSIRIGVSTVLIWAGLKQALKPIAAVAAAAIVLATAVSWLMARRFLRPIHVLQSGIARLGQGEEDVRLDLPDEDFKDLGTSFNALSQSVSTIRSQLVEQARRAESVVERLEDAVAIVGPHGEVVFANAAMKALLPAIEPGQALAATVAASHPCRQIVEQALSLRASRGPEMADLPAAHGEGRSQQQLMAHPIADPARGLVGVMLVARNVGALSQLQTMLRYSRKLASLNRLLAGVAHEVKNPLNAMTIHLELLRQKLGRRAPIAVAAGGAPPTEPAPTEALMSHVSIIGDEIRRLDHVVQGFLRFSRPEELQLEPVGVLALLQDIVDVVRPQAGQQGIDVEVEGTDAVAVQVDRAMVRQALLNLALNAIDAMPAGGRLSLRARPVDEQQVQIEIADTGVGIKPEHLGRIFDLYFTTREQGSGIGLSMVYRTVQLHDGTIEVESTPGRGSTFRMRLPHA from the coding sequence ATGCGTCTGAGCTACCAGACACGGCAGGCGCTCGGCGTCACGTGCATCGTCGCGCTGACGGTGATCGCGCTGAGCCTGGTCTACCTCGCGGCCCAGGCGCACACCCTGCTCGCCGAGAGCGAGCTGCGCGGGCGCATGCTCGCCAACGCCACCTACCAGCGGGCATTCACCCTCGTGCGCAGCCGCGAGACCGCCGCCGCCGACCTGCAGGCCGACGCCGGCCTGCGCGCGATCCTGCTGTCGGCCATCGGCTTTGCCGAGAACGTCACCTACGCCACGATCACCGACGTCGACGACAAGGCGCTCGTGCACAGCTCGCCCACCCTCGAGGGCACGCTGGTGCCGCCGCAGGCCTCGCTCGAGCAGTTGCTCGCCGGCGGGCCGTACACGCAGTTGCGCGGCGTGTGGGAGCAGCGCAACTACGAGGTCACGCAGCCGCTGCTGCTCGGCGACGAGCGGTTCGGGTCGATTCGCATCGGCGTATCGACGGTCCTGATCTGGGCCGGGCTCAAGCAGGCGCTCAAGCCGATTGCCGCCGTGGCCGCCGCCGCCATCGTGCTCGCCACGGCCGTGTCGTGGCTGATGGCGCGTCGCTTCCTGCGACCCATCCACGTGCTGCAGAGCGGCATCGCCCGACTCGGGCAGGGTGAGGAGGACGTCCGCCTCGATCTGCCCGACGAGGACTTCAAGGACCTCGGCACCTCCTTCAACGCGCTCAGCCAGTCGGTGTCCACGATCCGGTCCCAGCTCGTGGAACAGGCGCGGCGCGCCGAGTCGGTGGTCGAGCGACTGGAGGACGCGGTGGCGATCGTCGGCCCGCACGGCGAGGTCGTCTTCGCCAACGCCGCGATGAAGGCGCTGCTGCCGGCCATCGAGCCCGGACAGGCGCTGGCCGCCACCGTCGCCGCGTCGCATCCGTGTCGGCAGATTGTCGAGCAGGCGCTCAGCCTGAGGGCCTCGCGCGGGCCCGAGATGGCAGACCTGCCGGCCGCGCACGGCGAGGGGCGAAGCCAGCAGCAGCTGATGGCGCACCCGATCGCCGATCCGGCGCGCGGGCTGGTCGGCGTGATGCTGGTGGCGCGCAACGTCGGCGCGCTCTCGCAGCTGCAGACCATGTTGCGGTACTCCAGGAAGCTGGCCTCGCTCAACCGGCTGCTGGCCGGCGTGGCGCACGAGGTGAAGAACCCGCTGAACGCGATGACGATCCACCTCGAGCTGTTGCGCCAGAAGCTCGGGCGGCGGGCGCCGATTGCCGTCGCGGCAGGTGGGGCGCCGCCCACGGAGCCCGCCCCGACCGAGGCCTTGATGAGTCACGTGTCGATCATCGGCGACGAGATCCGGCGGCTCGACCACGTGGTGCAGGGCTTCCTGCGTTTCAGCCGGCCCGAGGAACTGCAGCTCGAGCCGGTCGGCGTGCTCGCCCTGCTGCAGGACATCGTCGACGTCGTGCGCCCGCAGGCCGGTCAGCAGGGCATCGACGTCGAAGTCGAGGGCACCGACGCGGTGGCCGTGCAGGTCGATCGCGCGATGGTGCGGCAGGCGTTGCTCAACCTCGCGCTCAATGCCATCGACGCGATGCCGGCGGGAGGCCGGCTGTCGCTGCGGGCCCGGCCCGTCGACGAGCAGCAGGTGCAGATCGAGATCGCCGACACCGGCGTCGGCATCAAGCCGGAGCACCTCGGGCGCATCTTCGACCTGTACTTCACGACCCGCGAGCAGGGGAGTGGAATCGGCCTCTCGATGGTGTACCGCACGGTGCAACTGCACGACGGCACGATCGAGGTGGAGTCGACGCCCGGACGAGGCTCGACGTTCCGCATGCGGCTGCCACACGCGTAG
- a CDS encoding sigma-54 dependent transcriptional regulator has protein sequence MSSAIEPSSQPDATQDLPAGERVLVVEDDRAARIGLTELIRAWGYVAEDASDGEEALQKITTFRPGIVLTDLVMPRLDGLGLLRALQDQLTDLCVVILTAQGTVETAVEAIRDGAYDYLTKPVDPHRLQILLAKAVERQETRREVRVLRRQLRDKGSFGRIIGNTPAIRKLYRTIEQAAPTGASVLIWGESGTGKELVAQTIHQLSDRVHQPYIAINCAAIPETLLESEIFGHEKGAFTGAVERRLGCFELAHRGTLFLDEIAEMVPVTQVKLLRVLQERTFRRLGGRTEQNVDVRIIAATNVNPLDAVQRGKLREDLYYRLNVFSIELPPLRQRREDIPLLVQSFIGEFSGRNGKHVKAVSQDAMALLEQYHWPGNIRELRNVIERATILSPGEFIEPAQLPPELSMPPASAAEQHQITITPGTTVDEAEMRLIEITLAHTGFNKTRAAELLGISLKTLHNKLNRARGRDGASD, from the coding sequence GTGTCCAGTGCGATCGAACCCTCCAGCCAGCCCGATGCCACGCAGGACCTGCCGGCCGGCGAACGCGTCCTCGTCGTCGAGGACGACCGCGCCGCGCGCATCGGCCTGACCGAGCTGATTCGGGCCTGGGGCTACGTGGCAGAGGATGCCTCCGACGGCGAGGAGGCGCTGCAGAAGATCACGACGTTCCGGCCCGGCATCGTGCTCACCGATCTGGTGATGCCGCGGCTGGATGGTCTCGGCCTGCTGCGCGCGCTGCAGGACCAGCTCACCGATCTGTGCGTGGTGATCCTCACCGCGCAGGGCACGGTCGAGACCGCCGTCGAGGCGATTCGCGACGGCGCGTACGACTACCTCACCAAGCCGGTCGATCCACATCGCCTCCAGATCCTGCTGGCCAAGGCCGTCGAGCGGCAGGAGACCCGCCGCGAGGTGCGGGTCCTGCGCCGACAGCTGCGCGACAAGGGCAGCTTCGGGCGCATCATCGGCAACACGCCGGCGATCCGGAAGCTGTATCGCACCATCGAGCAGGCCGCGCCGACCGGCGCGTCGGTCCTCATCTGGGGCGAGTCGGGCACGGGCAAGGAGCTGGTGGCGCAGACGATCCACCAGCTCAGCGATCGCGTGCACCAGCCCTACATCGCGATCAACTGCGCGGCCATTCCCGAGACGCTCCTCGAGAGCGAGATCTTCGGCCATGAGAAGGGCGCGTTCACCGGCGCGGTCGAGCGTCGCCTCGGCTGCTTCGAGCTCGCCCATCGCGGCACGCTGTTCCTCGACGAGATCGCGGAGATGGTGCCGGTCACGCAGGTCAAGCTGCTGCGCGTGCTGCAGGAGCGCACCTTCCGGCGGCTCGGCGGTCGCACCGAGCAGAACGTCGACGTCCGCATCATCGCCGCCACCAACGTCAACCCGCTCGACGCCGTGCAGCGCGGCAAGCTCCGCGAGGATCTGTACTACCGCCTCAACGTCTTCTCGATCGAGCTGCCGCCGCTGCGGCAGCGGCGCGAGGACATCCCGCTGCTGGTGCAGTCGTTCATCGGCGAGTTCAGCGGCCGCAACGGCAAGCACGTCAAGGCCGTATCGCAGGACGCGATGGCGCTGCTCGAGCAGTACCACTGGCCCGGCAACATCCGCGAGCTCCGCAACGTCATCGAGCGCGCAACGATCCTCTCGCCGGGCGAGTTCATCGAGCCGGCGCAGTTGCCGCCCGAGCTGTCGATGCCGCCGGCCAGCGCGGCCGAGCAGCACCAGATCACGATCACGCCCGGCACCACGGTCGACGAGGCCGAGATGCGCCTGATCGAGATCACCCTCGCGCACACCGGCTTCAACAAGACGCGCGCCGCCGAGCTGCTCGGCATCAGCCTCAAGACCCTGCACAACAAGCTCAATCGCGCGAGGGGGCGCGACGGCGCCTCCGACTGA